One Tetrapisispora phaffii CBS 4417 chromosome 3, complete genome DNA segment encodes these proteins:
- the RPL9B gene encoding 60S ribosomal protein uL6 (similar to Saccharomyces cerevisiae RPL9B (YNL067W); ancestral locus Anc_2.236) has product MKYIQTEQSINIPAGVNVSIKARVVKVTGPRGTLVKNLKHIDVTFKKIDNTLIKVTVHDGERKHVAALRTVKSLIDNLITGVTRGYKYKMRYVYAHFPINVNVIENEGKKFIEIRNFLGDKKVRQVPVREGVAVEFSANQKDEIVLSGNSVEDVSQNAADIQQICRVRNKDIRKFLDGIYVSQKGHIVEEI; this is encoded by the coding sequence atgaaatacATTCAAACTGAACAATCCATTAATATTCCAGCTGGTGTTAACGTTAGTATCAAAGCTAGAGTTGTCAAGGTTACTGGTCCAAGAGGTACCTTAGTCAAGAACTTAAAGCACATTGATGTTACTTTCAAAAAGATTGACAACACCTTGATCAAGGTTACTGTTCACGATGGTGAAAGGAAGCATGTTGCTGCATTAAGAACAGTTAAGTCTTTGATTGACAATTTAATTACTGGTGTCACCAGAGGTTACAAGTACAAGATGAGATATGTTTATGCGCATTTCCCAATCAACGTCAACGTTATTGAAAACGAAGGTAAgaaattcattgaaattagaaatttCTTAGGTGACAAGAAGGTCAGACAAGTCCCAGTCAGAGAAGGTGTTGCTGTCGAATTCTCTGCCAACCAAAAGGatgaaattgttttatCTGGTAACTCTGTTGAAGATGTCTCTCAAAATGCTGCTGATATTCAACAAATATGTCGTGTCAGAAACAAGGATATCCGTAAGTTCTTAGATGGTATCTACGTTTCTCAAAAGGGCCACATCGTTGAAGAAATTTAA